The following proteins are co-located in the Bradyrhizobium sp. AZCC 2176 genome:
- a CDS encoding GntR family transcriptional regulator, which yields MSLEDLPETTVRRVDRPSLQRDKVTRAEELRLQLADEIVRGVLRPGSALDETDIARRFSVSRTPVREALRQLVASGLVEARAHRGAVVAQPSLDRLTEMFEAMAELEALCAGLAAERMPPADRQKLEGIHEELRVLSHAGNPERFHEVNERFHNAIYAGSQNGYIAEMTLATRVRVQPFRRAQFRNLGRLAKSHAEHDRVVVAIMRGDKSGAAAAMRAHIELVRGEYELYAVSV from the coding sequence ATGAGCCTGGAGGATCTCCCGGAAACCACGGTTCGCCGCGTCGATCGGCCGTCATTGCAACGCGACAAGGTCACGCGCGCGGAAGAACTGCGGCTGCAGTTGGCCGACGAGATCGTGCGCGGCGTGCTGCGGCCGGGTTCGGCGCTCGACGAGACGGATATTGCGCGGCGCTTCTCCGTGTCGCGCACGCCGGTCCGCGAGGCGCTGCGGCAATTGGTGGCGAGCGGCCTAGTCGAAGCCCGCGCCCATCGCGGCGCCGTCGTCGCGCAGCCCTCGCTGGATCGCTTGACTGAAATGTTCGAGGCGATGGCGGAGCTGGAAGCGCTGTGCGCCGGCCTCGCCGCCGAGCGGATGCCGCCGGCCGATCGCCAGAAGCTGGAAGGGATTCACGAGGAATTGCGGGTGCTGAGCCACGCCGGCAATCCCGAGCGCTTTCACGAGGTCAATGAGCGCTTCCACAACGCGATCTATGCCGGCTCGCAGAACGGCTACATCGCCGAGATGACCTTGGCGACGCGGGTGCGCGTCCAGCCGTTCCGCCGCGCCCAGTTCCGCAACCTCGGACGGCTGGCGAAATCCCACGCCGAACACGACCGCGTCGTGGTCGCGATCATGCGCGGCGACAAGTCGGGTGCTGCGGCCGCGATGCGCGCCCATATCGAGCTGGTGCGCGGGGAGTACGAACTCTACGCGGTGTCGGTGTAA
- the hpxZ gene encoding oxalurate catabolism protein HpxZ, whose protein sequence is MEIDLPDVLAEVTAQFARYEKALVSNDIAVLDELFRNDPRTLRYGVGENLYGYEEIMAFRAARSPVGLGRRTDKTVITTYGRDTAVASTLFYPESLPGKVGRQMQTWVRFADGWKVVAAHVSIINEAQGQAT, encoded by the coding sequence ATGGAGATCGATCTTCCCGACGTGCTGGCCGAAGTCACCGCGCAATTCGCGCGCTATGAAAAGGCGCTGGTGTCGAATGACATTGCGGTGCTCGACGAATTGTTCCGCAACGATCCCCGCACGCTGCGCTACGGCGTCGGTGAAAATCTCTATGGCTACGAGGAGATCATGGCGTTTCGCGCGGCGCGCTCGCCGGTCGGGCTCGGCCGCAGGACCGACAAGACCGTGATCACGACCTATGGCCGCGACACTGCCGTCGCCTCGACGCTGTTCTATCCCGAATCCTTACCCGGCAAGGTAGGACGGCAGATGCAGACCTGGGTGCGCTTTGCCGATGGCTGGAAGGTCGTCGCCGCCCATGTCAGCATCATCAACGAAGCACAGGGTCAAGCGACATGA